In Helianthus annuus cultivar XRQ/B chromosome 9, HanXRQr2.0-SUNRISE, whole genome shotgun sequence, the following are encoded in one genomic region:
- the LOC110877112 gene encoding UDP-glycosyltransferase 74G1 — MAEHITKTPHVLLFPFPTQGHINPIFQFGKRLLSKGVKTTLVTTIYINSTLPHNTTTNMEAISDGFDEGGISSADSSESYVETFKEVGSKSLTNLIKKFQSEGNTIDAIIYDSFIIWALDVAMEFGIKGASFFTQACAVNIIYYHVHKGIITLPLDAPVSVLGLPQFECLETPSFVHNYGSYPGWSELMFNQFANIDQARWVLTNTFYQLEEEVIEWMRKMWKLKVIGPTIPSMYLDKQLENDKDYGFSLFKPNHIECMNWLNDKPENSVVYVSFGSLAQLGPDQMKEIAWGLTDSNVNFLWVVRAAEQGKLPKNFVDEKIPRKGLVVTWCIQLDVLAHESVGCFVTHCGFNSTLEAISLGVPVIGIPQWTDQPTNAKLLDEFWGVGVRVRADENGIARRENLVSCVKKIMEDEEGVVARKNAEKWKELAKGAVDKGGSSYNDIDEFVFELMHNA; from the exons ATGGCAGAACATATCACCAAAACACCACACGTTCTACTCTTCCCCTTTCCTACTCAAGGCCATATAAACCCTATCTTCCAATTTGGCAAACGCTTACTCTCCAAAGGTGTCAAAACAACACTTGTTACAACCATATATATCAACTCTACCCTCCCCCACAACACCACCACTAACATGGAAGCCATTTCTGACGGTTTCGATGAAGGTGGTATATCGAGTGCAGATAGCTCTGAATCCTACGTCGAAACGTTCAAAGAAGTTGGGTCCAAATCACTAACTAACCTGATCAAGAAGTTTCAAAGTGAGGGAAACACCATTGATGCAATCATCTATGATTCTTTCATTATATGGGCTTTGGATGTGGCCATGGAGTTTGGGATAAAGGGTGCTTCGTTTTTTACTCAAGCTTGTGCTGTAAACATCATATATTATCATGTTCATAAGGGTATTATTACTTTGCCACTGGATGCACCTGTTTCAGTTCTAGGGTTGCCTCAGTTTGAATGCTTGGAGACGCCATCTTTTGTACACAATTATGGATCATACCCTGGTTGGAGTGAGCTTATGTTCAATCAGTTCGCTAATATTGATCAAGCACGTTGGGTCTTGACAAATACTTTCTACCAACTCGAGGAAGAG GTGATAGAGTGGATGAGAAAGATGTGGAAGTTAAAGGTAATCGGTCCAACAATTCCATCCATGTACCTTGATAAACAACTTGAAAATGATAAAGATTACGGATTCAGTCTCTTCAAGCCGAACCACATTGAATGCATGAATTGGCTAAATGATAAGCCAGAAAACTCAGTTGTTTATGTGTCATTTGGGAGCTTGGCACAACTTGGACCTGACCAAATGAAAGAAATTGCATGGGGTTTAACTGATAGCAATGTGAATTTCTTGTGGGTTGTTAGGGCTGCAGAACAGGGAAAACTCCCAAAAAATTTTGTGGATGAAAAAATACCTAGAAAAGGTTTGGTTGTGACATGGTGTATACAATTGGATGTGTTAGCACATGAATCAGTGGGATGCTTTGTTACACATTGCGGGTTTAACTCAACTCTTGAAGCAATAAGTCTAGGAGTCCCAGTCATTGGAATTCCTCAATGGACTGACCAACCTACAAACGCTAAGTTGCTTGATGAATTTTGGGGTGTTGGAGTGAGAGTTAGGGCTGATGAGAATGGGATAGCTAGAAGAGAAAATCTAGTATCATGCGTAAAAAAGATTATGGAGGACGAGGAAGGAGTGGTAGCCCGAAAGAACGCTGAAAAATGGAAGGAACTGGCAAAAGGAGCTGTTGATAAAGGTGGAAGCTCTTACAATGATATCGATGAATTTGTATTTGAACTAATGCATAATGCATGA